In the Artemia franciscana chromosome 1, ASM3288406v1, whole genome shotgun sequence genome, one interval contains:
- the LOC136033680 gene encoding uncharacterized protein LOC136033680: MRGSDKPSILDLLLVSNGDLVSDIKQLSPIGKSDHSVIVFSLETEVLRTRVAPKRNYYKGDYVAMRREFSDVNWIEEFSGLELLDTIYTRFTTIVTSMEEQFIPMHKKYTRAALPKANIELIKEPENEDHFSREEPIQGLSDSIRPIEINHSDVLKKLRELNPSKSTGPDNLHPKLLKELATVITEPLVYIYRKSLELDHTREHLKREKILTEKEFGFLKERSAEIQLLCATNDWKKNINKGFQIDLIYLDLKKASDKVPHKRLVQKLREYGLSSSGSSSSLLQWVTDFLTGRKQVVCIEGCLSNTEEEVLSGVSQGSILDPLLFNLYINDLVEGIESDILLYADDTKLYRVISSCEDIRHLQADLQRIDDWMKKWIMEINTQKSHILTLGPQNFSSSYSLGSAALTLSKEERDLGILVDSELNFSSHYEAVVKTVSKVAGMIRRNFSCEDDKMLATLYKSLVRPILEYGHCSTRPYYNKDIDALENVQGRIAKFFPRLRFLPYKELRKLEIPTLAYRFHRGDLIEMYKLCNGAYDNVPAQRIVQFNKNHLRGHQYKVSTECFYKDMGNGLSATEWFSIGTTYQKE; the protein is encoded by the exons ATGCGGGGATCTGATAAACCAAGTATCCTCGATTTGCTACTGGTAAGCAATGGAGACCTGGTATCAGATATTAAGCAGTTGTCACCAATTGGTAAATCGGATCACTCAGTAATTGTTTTTAGCTTGGAAACGGAGGTTTTGAGGACACGTGTGGCACCGAAACGTAACTACTACAAGGGAGATTACGTTGCTATGAGAAGAGAGTTTTCGGATGTCAACTGGATTGAAGAATTCAGTGGGTTGGAGTTGTTAGACACCATTTACACAAGGTTCACTACGATTGTGACCTCAATGGAAGAACAATTTATTCCTATGCACAAGAAATACACCCGTGCTGCATTACCTAAAGCCAATATTGAACTgattaaa GAACCTGAGAACGAAGACCACTTTAGCCGCGAGGAACCAATTCAGGGTCTAAGCGACTCGATAAGACCGATAGAGATCAACCATAGCGATGTCCTAAAGAAACTCAGAGAACTTAACCCAAGCAAGTCCACAGGCCCAGACAATCTACATCCAAAACTGCTCAAAGAACTTGCAACGGTAATAACAGAGCCACTAGTCTACATTTACAGAAAGTCTCTTGAACTCG ACCACACCCGagaacacttaaaacgagaaaaaatacttACCGAAAAGGAGTTTGGTTTTCTTAAGGAACGATCTGCAGAAATCCAACTGCTTTGTGCCACAAATGATTGGAAGAAAAACATCAACAAGGGGTTCCAGATTGATCTCATATACTTGGATCTCAAGAAAGCCTCTGACAAAGTTCCCCATAAGCGTCTCGTCCAGAAGCTCAGGGAATACGGTCTCTCCTCATCCGGGTCCTCATCCAGTCTTCTTCAATGGGTTACGGACTTCTTAACTGGCAGAAAGCAAGTTGTGTGCATAGAAGGTTGTCTCAGCAATACCGAAGAGGAAGTTCTTAGCGGAGTATCCCAGGGGTCAATCCTCGACCCCCTTCTGTTTAATCTCTACATCAACGACCTAGTTGAGGGTATCGAATCTGACATCCTTCTCTACGCGGACGACACAAAGCTCTATCGTGTCATCTCGTCATGTGAAGACATTCGCCACTTGCAGGCGGATCTCCAACGAATTGATGACTGGATGAAGAAGTGGATCATGGAAATCAATACCCAGAAAAGTCATATCCTCACTCTGGGTCCACAAAACTTTTCGTCTTCATACTCTCTTGGTTCTGCTGCACTCACTCTtagtaaagaagaaagagacctaggcatcttagtggattctgaactgaacttcagtAGCCACTATGAAGCTGTCGTCAAGACGGTTTCCAAAGTTGCTGGtatgatcagaagaaacttctcgtGCGAGGACGACAAAATGCTTGCTACACTCTATAAGTCCCTTGTCCGCCCGATTCTTGAGTATGGACATTGTTCTACAAGACCATACTACAACAAGGACATAGATGCTCTCGAAAATGTTCAGGGGAGGATAGCTAAATTCTTTCCCAGGTTACGCTTCCTTCCCTACAAGGAgcttagaaagcttgaaatcccaaccctcgcctatagattccatcgtggtgatcttattgaaatgtacaagctctgcaatggagcctatgataacgtaccagcccagagaatcgtgcagttcaataaaaatcatctccgagGACATCAGTACAAAGTGAGTACGGAATGCttttacaaggacatgggcaatggactttcggcaaccgagtggttcagcattggaacaacttaccagaaagagtaa